Part of the Deinococcus aestuarii genome is shown below.
CTCGCACGCCCGTTTTTGAGAAGGTGGGCGTCTCCCTTCCAAGAGCGCCTGGGGCGACCCCATTCGCTGGGGGTACCCAGGCCGCTCGTCCGAGGGGCCAAGCCAGCCTCTGCGCGAGCGTCTCAAGATCCGATTCCGTTCGTCACGCGCCTGTCACAAGGTCGGCGTGAGCCGCCAACCGGGCGAAGGGCGGCCCACAGGCCGCCCTTGATTTCCCTAAGGTAGCGTCAAATACATGCGAAGTCAACCCTATGCGCTGGAATGCGGACAAACGTCTGCATCCTCATCGGCATCTTGGCGCGTCTGGGACGAGGCTCCTCCCTCCGTCCGAACCCCGCCGAAAAAAGTCCCTCGTTCCATCGCGCACCGACCGTCACCTGCCGATGCAACCCCGCCCCCGTTGTCCTGCCTCGGCGACCTCACCTGGCGGCGTCGTGGACGGGCGTTTCGGTTCACCTGAATGTTGTCCGCATTCCAGTATGGACGCCCGGCGCTGGACCCCACGCGCCGACGACCCCAGCCGGGGCGGCCTCTCCAGAAACGTCACGAGCACCCACACGGACAGGTCCGGCGCGGCGCGGCGGCGTCATCCGCCCGTGAGGGCGCCGTGTCAGGCCGGGGGGTGAGGACCTCCCACCCGCGGCGGCGCGGTCGATGCCCGCACGACGAGTTCGACGGGCAGGGTGATCGTCTGGGCAGGCAGGGCCTCTCCCCGCAACAGCTTCAGGATCAGTTCGCCCGCCAGCCGCCCCATCTCGGCCTTGGGGAAGCGGACGGTGGTGAGGGGCGGGTTGAGGTAGGCGGCGCTGGAGATGTCGTCGTAACCGACCACAGAAAGGTCGCCGGGCACGCCCAGGCCCGCGTGCTGCACTGCGCGGCAGGCCCCCAGGGCGAGCAGGTCGTTGTGCGCGAAGATCGCCGTGGGAGGCTCGGGGAGGGTCAGCAGCCCCCGCATCACCCGGTCGCCCTCCGCCTGGGTCGCGCCGCACTCGACCACCAGCGCGGGGTCGTAGGGGAGACCCGCCTGCGCGAGCGCCTCCCGGTAGCCGTCCACCCGCTCGCGGCTCAGGGCGCTCGTCGGCGTCTCCCGCAACAGGGCGACGCGGCGGTGACCCAGTTCCAGCAGGTGCCCGGTGCCGACCTGCCCGCCCCGGAACTCGTCGATGGCGATGCAGGGCACGCCCTGAACGTCGTGTTCGAGCACCACGACCGGAAGCCGCGCCTGGAGGATGGGCCGCAGCAGCGCGGTCGGCTCCGAGGAGGGGACGACCACCATCGCGTCCACCCGTCCCGCCCGCAACGCCTGGACGTACCTCGCCTCGCGCTCCGCCTCCCCACCGCTGTTGCACAGCATCACCAGAAAGCCCTGCGCGTGGCAGTACGCCTCGAGGGCCTGGGCGACCTCGGCGTAAAAGGGGTTGGTGATGTTGGGCAGCAGGAGGCCGACCGCCCGACTCTGCCTCAGCCGCAGGCCGCGCGCGAGTTCATTGGGGTAGTACTCCAGCTCGTCGATGAC
Proteins encoded:
- a CDS encoding LacI family DNA-binding transcriptional regulator, giving the protein MTHKDVAERAGVSVATVSYVLNGGPRPVSPETRARVQAVIDELEYYPNELARGLRLRQSRAVGLLLPNITNPFYAEVAQALEAYCHAQGFLVMLCNSGGEAEREARYVQALRAGRVDAMVVVPSSEPTALLRPILQARLPVVVLEHDVQGVPCIAIDEFRGGQVGTGHLLELGHRRVALLRETPTSALSRERVDGYREALAQAGLPYDPALVVECGATQAEGDRVMRGLLTLPEPPTAIFAHNDLLALGACRAVQHAGLGVPGDLSVVGYDDISSAAYLNPPLTTVRFPKAEMGRLAGELILKLLRGEALPAQTITLPVELVVRASTAPPRVGGPHPPA